The segment ttattggtGGTGTTAATTAGCGGATAAGAATTGCATTATCGGAAGTGGCATTCGAAGTAAAAATGCATAAAGTACGTCTTGTTGCCCCCGGAAAATGGATGTTGTGTGCATCATTTGTTCTCCCTGAGCGAGTCGCATTTGCTGATCCTATCTTGGAAATGTAATTTCAATTCTATTTAGAAAAAAGTGAGATAATTTGTAGATATATTCTTATTAGGGCTAATTgcaaaaataacaatgtatttttgcTTATTGTTGTATTATAGCATCCAAATTTCATTTTTGCCATTATCATATTTTACTTTTTAAGTATTTTATTAGATTATTGTACTCTGATAAAGTTGTCTGtttttatacaattttttttacttGTTATTATTCATAGAAAAAGTTACCAAATTATAGCTGTGCAAATTACTTTTGTATTTGGATGATGTTGCTGGAACCGTGATAGTGAtagattttcaaaatgaaaaattaaatattttcctACTCAAATAAGATTACAACTAGTGTACACTATTAGTTCTGTCTCTTTTAATCCACTCTTATTTTAATATTTGTTTTGATTTAATGAGTAAgaagataaatataaaaaaaatatatgagatATTTGATTTCTCTTTGAAAATGTAATGTTATATGAAGATATGGAATATTAggattttgtaataaataaataagtggAAGTAGTTAATGATAGTTGAATATGAAAAAGAATAATCATAAAAGCCAAAAACACCCATAGTATCTCAAGGTAATTGATTTTAAACAATTTTTGTTTTATCAATTTAATATCTCAGCTTAAACAATATTACAAACCAATGGATTTTAACTAATTTAGGAGTTAGTTATAGTATATCTGAAACGCAATGCCAAAAACACCCCATAGTATCTGAAGGTAATTGATTTTAAACAATTTTTGTTTTATCGATATAATACCTCGGCTTAAACAATATTACAAACCAATGAACTttaactaatttatttattttatatttgaatATGAAAAAGAATAATCATAAATATCCTTAAATTAAATAAAGGGATGTTTGAGATTGTTTATTTAAGTCTTTTGTTAGTTTACTACGATTTgacatgaaaaaaaaatatttttttacaagTCAATATCTTCTAACTCATGTAAAACAATTTATAACTTATTTAAACCAAATTACCATATAACCTGGTCATAACCCTATACTTTTATAAACATATATCCAAAAGTATTTTTTGGACATTTTACGTGAATAAATAGAAATTGTCAAACATTGAAAATAACTTATTAGTTTCTTACATTTTAGTACCGAATAAGCTAATCCATACGTTTTTATTAAAGCTCTTATAAACACcggataaacaaataaaaaaattataaataaggaTTCCAAACACTTAGTGTTTTCAATTGTTTCGTTTGATTATCTGAGTAGttgcatttttttttttaccaaaaattaatttgtgaaTTAGTTAAAGAAGAAGATTTTACATAGAAATAGTGGGTAAACAACAACAAACTGTGTCGTAACCCCTTTTTGAATGGCAAAtctaattcttttgaaaacatctATAGATCTTGGGGTCATGACATTAATATGCATGACCCGTTAGACTCTATTGAGTAGCTCCACAACTTATGGCGCAAGGAAACCGAAAGTATCAAATGCAAAAAGTATAAATGTGTGTTGATTTTTCATGCACGTTTTTTTGCCACTTTGCATGATACAACTTTTAAAGCAGTTTGTCCCACAATGAAAACCCCACTctccaaacccacaataatttgAATATtcaaaaactttgaaaaatcactaTTTGCATATGTATAAAAGAGGCATTGAATTTTGATAATTTTCTTTTGGAACAACATGAATTTAAGATAATTTTAGATTGGTTTACACGTTAAATTTATTACAGATTACGAAAAATAAATCCTTTCTAAAGTTTGTTATTTTTACAATTTCGtttgtataatttattaaaaattgGAAGTTTTTTCCAAAATTGTATTACGCGTATATGAAATAATTAAGAAAGAGAAGTCTAAGGCGTTTCGTACAATTCCTCTAGAGACTAGAATATTCGTTACCTTCCTTGACTACTTCCACCGGGGTCAACATCGTGGCATCACTTGGAAGGTTCCCATTTGACAATTACAAATTAggtttataaacaactaaatgACTCATGATATATGTTTGAGTTAGGCATACCTTATCATGATGGTATACATGTTTACCTTTTTCTATAAGAAAGTTGCATAATAATATGTTGTTGTAAAAAATAGGTTTACTCATTATAGAAAATGTTAAACGAAAATGGTTTTGTTAATTGAATATTTTGGTACTTATTATAATTGGGATTACGACAAGttgattttagttttatctaTAATGTGAACTTACATGTACCGATGCGCAATTCAGATAAACTAAAGTAGTTTTGGGAATGGGAACACGGAGTTTCAAGACAAAGCCTCTGTTGAAGTTCCAAGGGGCATCACTTCAGGGTCCAAAGTCTAGAAATATAATCAATGTGCAACGGATATATCCATTCAATAGTTTATTGCCAAAAATTTAACTGTTGAATCATTTGTTGCCAACAGACGCGGCTTTCCCTCCATTTTCAATAAAAAATGGTTGGCGTTCATTTATAGATACAAGATTTTGGTTCTTGCATAATTATTTTTCGCTATCGTTATTCTATAAGTTTTAAGTTTTTTTTGTCTCACGAACATAAAATGTAACATGATATTGTGTGTTAAGAATCTCAGATTTTGCTTGAAATCCACATTGAAAACTTTGGATTATACCAAATTTGGTTTTATGCAAACCCCAAGTTATAAGGTCAAAATCATAATTCTGACAAATGTTTTCACATACAATACTAAAATTATCTATGTTATTGTTGATATTGCAACCCTCATTTCTAACAACTTGTGTGTAGATCATCTTGCCGACGCGATTGAACCGAACCTAAAAGTTGAAACATATTTTTGTTGATATTTCGTAACCGAAAAACTAGTGACATTTTCAGTTATGATTATGTTTAGAAAccaaaattaaacacaaattcaataagttttatgttttatgtgtttaatATTCTTACGTTTGTGGTTTCGTCGTTATGAGTCGGTTACAAATTTGCACAAAACTCTTACACCCACTTCTTATATTGTTGTGGATTTTTTTCGTTATTACACCAAGTTAATATCTAGATCTAGTTGCATTAAGTGGTCTAgaataatttttataaataattgaATAGTTTAAAAATATTGAATACTATGTTTTATAACTTTTCTatattaaaattattaaaaatataaagtgtgtactttttttttaataataaataatgaaaaaccaATCAAAGAAGGGTGGTGACGGAACGTAGTTTTCACGTCAAAATCTTATCCGACCCGAATAAGTTGCCTTAAacccctctttttttttttttttttttcgttaaaACCCCCCAAAACATCTCCGATCTATTCGCACATTCTCAATTCAACCTTCTGTCAACGATCCACAGCCCTAATTCTCCACTCCGAAATTATGCAACCCCAGAAAACCCTACCGGAATCCGACTTACCGTCGCTCGCCGCCATCAAAGTCAAGTCATCATCCCCTCGTTTCCGTCCTACCAATCATTCCGCCACCGAAACCCCCACTGCCGGCGCACAACGCAGGATAGGCATCGCTGTCGATCTTAGCGACGAGAGTGCCTTTGCTGTAAAGTGGGCCGTCCACCAGTATCTCCGCCCCGGTGACGCCGTCATCCTGATCCATGTCCGTCCTACTTCCGTCCTTTACGGCGCTGATTGGGGCTCCGTTGATCTCTCCATTGTCGACACTGACAATGAGGAATCACAGCAGAAGCTCGAAGATGATTTTGATACTTTCACCACTACGAAATCCGCTGCCCTAGCGCAACCTCTGGTCGACGCGCACATACCGTATAAGATCCATATCGTGAAAGATCATGACATGAAGGAGAGGCTTTGTTTGGAAGTTGAACGACTAGGGTTAAGTGCGGTTATCATGGGAAGCCGAGGATTCGGTGCAACAAAACGCGGAACCGATGGGAGGCTCGGGAGTGTTAGCGATTACTGTGTCCGTCACTGTGTGTGCCCGGTGGTGGTTGTGAGATATCCCGATGAGAAAGATCCCGCTGCTGCTGTTGAGCCGGTGGTGTCGGTTGCAACAGCCGATGATGAGGAAGATGACCCTGAATTCCATGATGCAACCGATGAACGAAAATGTTAGTTCCCCTTTTACCTTCTCTCTTAACCAATTTCACTTTCTGTGTTTCTACTGTTTAATTTAGTTAAATTAAGGTATGAATGAGTCCGTCGAACATCTTTCCACCATTACCCACAAATAAAAGACCAATCTGATAGCATCTGTAGGCGATTTTCAATTAATTAATCTTGTACAATCTTGTTTATGACAGAAACATAGATGGAATGGTCTCTGTTTGAATCTTTCATTTAGAGGTAAGGACTAAAAATCGAATCGAATCAATCCACTTATATATTACAAGATCCAGTGTGTATATAAGTTTATGAACTTGTAAGCTCCATTAAGCAAACCCCATTATGTATATATCTTGCATAGGATTTGAAGGTGTTCTTGAATAATTTATTTGGGATTTGATTTTACCAAATGCAGGATGACCAGAAGGCATTGCAGTGTGCAAAGTCGAGGTGGGATTTAGTCATTTTTTAGTGTTTGGATTTGAATGGATGTCGTATATGATGAGGTAGAAACTCatgctagttttttttttttttttttttttttttttaatgatgagtatgttgtgtcTATTATCAGTTATTTAACTGGATCTATGTGACATAATACTTGAATGTAATATAACTATGTCTTTGATTATGTATCCTCAAAGATTGTTGCTATTGTTGAATTTGAAGGTTCCATACTGGTTTTTGGATTATTTTGGGGGATAGATTTTCATAAAGACTATTATATTTTCAACCTTTTACTCAAAAAGCCATCactttacttattttttttttcaaggtAAAGTCAATTGacattttgaaaaaaaacttCAGTATATCCATTGTGATTTTAAGTTTATTGTGGGCAAAATGCAGAAGAACACAAAGATTTATCTACCAGCATTTAGAtaaacttttatattttgtttGTATGCAGAAAAACCCACATATTTTTTTGTTACCTTTAAGATTTACcttaatatctttttttttttaaggaAGTTACCGTTTTTTTAACATAACATTAATCTTGATCGTTTTTAGGTTCACATGTGAAAAAATAAGTGATGTTATTTATTTTTGCTTGAGTAAATTGTTGTTGAGCAAGTGATCTATTTTTCACTATTTATGTTAGATAAGTAACAACTTCACATATATTTGTTTCCATGTTAACCTAAAAAAACGAAAAGGATAAATGTAATGTCACAAAACAACTGATAATTTCTTAAAGATATTTGGGTTAATATGAAACGTAATTGAAAAATGTAAGACATATGAATAaaatataagagttttatttgaaTGCCGGTAAATAAAATAAATGATTGTGTTGTTTtgcattttgttttttttgtttgtttggttttttttttttttttttgctattaaggctctatttttaattttttattttctggatggttttcttttgaaaactttcatttttttaGGAGTCTTTTtgttaaaatctttttggatccTTTGTGTTTTTTTGAGGAAGAAAAACTATGCCTCAAAGTCTTATACAATTCTTGGAATTTTTAAGTTGTATGTtgaatctactataataaatgaagatttttttttgccacatgtcctcttttcttttatttgaacacatgacattttctaagaatttttaaattttttattttctatttgtcattttattgtattttttattttattaaattaaaatttcacatttaat is part of the Lactuca sativa cultivar Salinas chromosome 7, Lsat_Salinas_v11, whole genome shotgun sequence genome and harbors:
- the LOC111901038 gene encoding universal stress protein PHOS34 isoform X2, with the translated sequence MQPQKTLPESDLPSLAAIKVKSSSPRFRPTNHSATETPTAGAQRRIGIAVDLSDESAFAVKWAVHQYLRPGDAVILIHVRPTSVLYGADWGSVDLSIVDTDNEESQQKLEDDFDTFTTTKSAALAQPLVDAHIPYKIHIVKDHDMKERLCLEVERLGLSAVIMGSRGFGATKRGTDGRLGSVSDYCVRHCVCPVVVVRYPDEKDPAAAVEPVVSVATADDEEDDPEFHDATDERK
- the LOC111901038 gene encoding universal stress protein PHOS34 isoform X1 — encoded protein: MQPQKTLPESDLPSLAAIKVKSSSPRFRPTNHSATETPTAGAQRRIGIAVDLSDESAFAVKWAVHQYLRPGDAVILIHVRPTSVLYGADWGSVDLSIVDTDNEESQQKLEDDFDTFTTTKSAALAQPLVDAHIPYKIHIVKDHDMKERLCLEVERLGLSAVIMGSRGFGATKRGTDGRLGSVSDYCVRHCVCPVVVVRYPDEKDPAAAVEPVVSVATADDEEDDPEFHDATDERK